The Longimicrobium sp. genome contains a region encoding:
- a CDS encoding PadR family transcriptional regulator: MTDDRIDLPQGTLDLLILKAISVEPMHGWAISERIRQVSREALQVPQGSLYPALHRLERRGWIAAAWGTSENNRRAKFYELTRSGRRQLDAEAHAWARLTSAVSLVLEMG; this comes from the coding sequence ATGACCGACGATCGGATCGACCTGCCGCAGGGGACGCTGGACCTGCTCATCCTGAAGGCCATCTCGGTGGAGCCGATGCACGGGTGGGCGATTTCGGAGCGCATCCGGCAGGTGTCGAGGGAGGCGCTGCAGGTGCCGCAGGGGTCGCTCTATCCGGCGCTGCACCGGCTGGAGCGGCGCGGGTGGATCGCCGCCGCGTGGGGCACGTCGGAGAACAACCGCAGGGCCAAGTTCTACGAACTCACCCGCTCCGGCCGCAGGCAGTTGGATGCGGAGGCGCACGCGTGGGCGCGGCTCACGAGCGCCGTGTCGCTGGTCCTCGAGATGGGCTGA